In the Brassica napus cultivar Da-Ae chromosome A7, Da-Ae, whole genome shotgun sequence genome, one interval contains:
- the LOC106353978 gene encoding sufE-like protein 2, chloroplastic has product MNSSSLNVLASPPLISTSTPTLKAFHRPNFSSKLSKRIRCMHDPSINLNFGSRSNPKHDFPVSFATAFVEAPLGTTTTTSSDKLHLLVSEFRSLTEPIDRVKRLLSYATALAPLEDSARVPANRVTGCTTQVWLEIKKDELGRMRFKADSDSEISKGFCSCLIWILDGAKPEEVMGVRGEDLSEMNVGVHGKVQSRVNTWHNVLMSMQKRTMALVGDADVENREGDRSEPHPHNLLFDYVNGRSYVESSSKVDRDYSISLLPLGYDITI; this is encoded by the coding sequence ATGAACTCATCGTCGTTGAACGTCCTTGCTTCTCCTCCTCTTATTTCTACCTCAACACCAACTTTAAAAGCTTTCCATAGACCTAACTTTTCTTCCAAGCTCTCTAAAAGGATCAGATGCATGCACGATCCCAGCATCAATCTTAACTTCGGTTCGAGATCGAATCCAAAACATGACTTCCCTGTTTCTTTTGCCACGGCTTTCGTCGAAGCTCCATTgggaacaacaacaacaacctcgTCCGACAAGCTCCACCTCCTCGTATCCGAGTTCCGGTCCTTAACCGAACCGATCGACCGAGTCAAACGTCTCTTGAGCTACGCGACAGCTCTAGCTCCACTCGAAGACTCCGCTCGTGTTCCGGCGAACCGAGTCACGGGATGCACGACTCAGGTATGGTTGGAGATCAAGAAGGACGAGTTAGGTAGGATGAGGTTCAAAGCAGACAGCGATTCAGAGATCTCGAAAGGGTTCTGTTCTTGTCTTATCTGGATCCTCGACGGTGCTAAACCGGAGGAAGTGATGGGCGTGAGAGGCGAGGACTTGTCGGAGATGAACGTTGGGGTTCACGGGAAGGTCCAGTCAAGGGTTAACACGTGGCATAACGTATTGATGAGTATGCAGAAACGGACCATGGCTCTTGTCGGTGATGCTGACGTGGAGAACCGGGAAGGAGACAGATCAGAACCTCATCCCCATAATCTTTTGTTTGATTATGTTAATGGGAGAAGTTACGTGGAATCTTCATCTAAGGTTGATCGTGATTACTCCATCTCGCTGCTTCCTTTGGGTTATGATATTACGATATGA